The Xiphophorus maculatus strain JP 163 A chromosome 23, X_maculatus-5.0-male, whole genome shotgun sequence genome contains a region encoding:
- the LOC102222015 gene encoding TSC22 domain family protein 3-like isoform X2 produces the protein MSTEMFAKTPMEVAVYQLHNFSISFFSSLLGGDVVSVKLDNSASGASVVAIDNKIEQAMDLVKNHLMYAVREEVEILKEQIKELAEKNNQLERENYLLKNLASPEQLEKFQSRIPTDVLLDNQNVRVTPAPQQKNQQQSCSHSTGSAV, from the exons ATGAGCACGGAGATGTTCGCTAAGACTCCGATGGAGGTGGCAGTCTACCAGCTGCACAACTTCTCCATCTCTTTCTTCTCCTCGCTGCTCGGAGGAGACGTCGTTTCGGTCAAACTTGACAACAG TGCCTCTGGTGCTAGCGTGGTGGCCATTGACAACAAGATCGAGCAGGCCATG GATCTTGTCAAGAACCACTTGATGTACGCGGTGCGTGAGGAGGTGGAAATCCTCAAGGAGCAGATAAAGGAGCTAGCAGAGAAGAACAACCAGCTTGAGAGGGAGAACTACCTGCTTAAGAACCTGGCCAGTCCGGAGCAGCTGGAGAAGTTCCAGTCCCGCATCCCGACAGATGTGCTCTTGGATAATCAGAACGTCCGGGTGACCCCAGCGCCACAGCAAAagaaccagcagcagagctGTAGCCACAGCACTGGCTCTGCTGTATAA